The following proteins come from a genomic window of Rattus norvegicus strain BN/NHsdMcwi chromosome 8, GRCr8, whole genome shotgun sequence:
- the Slc38a3 gene encoding sodium-coupled neutral amino acid transporter 3, translating into MEIPRQTEMVELVPNGKHLEGLLPVGMPTADTQRAEDAQHCGEGKGFLQQSSSKEPHFTDFEGKTSFGMSVFNLSNAIMGSGILGLAYAMANTGIILFLFLLTAVALLSSYSIHLLLKSSGIVGIRAYEQLGYRAFGTPGKLAAALAITLQNIGAMSSYLYIIKSELPLVIQTFLNLEKPTPVWYMDGNYLVILVSVIIILPLALMRQLGYLGYSSGFSLSCMVFFLIAVIYKKFQVPCPLAHNLVNATGNFSHMVVVEEKSQLQSEPDTAEAFCTPSYFTLNSQTAYTIPIMAFAFVCHPEVLPIYTELKDPSKRKMQHISNLSIAVMYVMYFLAALFGYLTFYDGVESELLHTYSKVDPFDVLILCVRVAVLIAVTLTVPIVLFPVRRAIQQMLFQNQEFSWLRHVLIATGLLTCINLLVIFAPNILGIFGIIGATSAPCLIFIFPAIFYFRIMPTEKEPVRSTPKILALCFAAVGFLLMTMSLSFIITDWVSGTSQHGGNH; encoded by the exons ATGGAGATACCCCGACAGACAGAGATGGTGGAGCTGGTGCCCAATGGCAAACACCTGGAGGGGCTTCTACCAGTGGGCATGCCCACGGCAGACACCCAGAG GGCTGAAGACGCCCAACACTGTGGAGAGGGCAAGGGCTTCCTTCAGCAAAGCTCCAGCAAGGAGCCACACTTCACCGAT TTCGAGGGGAAGACATCGTTTGGGATGTCGGTGTTCAATCTCAGCAACGCCATCATGGGCAGTGGCATCCTGGGGCTCGCCTATGCCATGGCCAATACGGGCATCATCCTCTTCCT GTTCCTGCTTACGGCGGTTGCCCTGTTGTCTAGCTACTCCATTCACCTGCTCCTCAAGTCTTCTGGGATTGTGG GCATCCGTGCCTATGAGCAGTTGGGCTACCGTGCCTTTGGGACCCCAGGAAAGCTGGCAGCAGCCTTGGCCATCACGCTTCAGAACATTGGAG CCATGTCCAGCTATCTGTACATCATCAAGTCTGAACTgcctcttgtcatacagaccttccTGAATCTGGAGAAGCCAACCCC GGTGTGGTACATGGATGGCAACTACCTTGTGATCCTGGTATCCGTCATCATCATTCTGCCCCTGGCACTAATGCGACAGCTTG GCTACCTGGGCTACTCCAGTGGCTTCTCTCTCAGCTGCATGGTGTTCTTCTTGATCGCA GTCATCTACAAGAAGTTCCAAGTGCCTTGCCCACTGGCACACAACTTGGTCAATGCCACAGGTAACTTCAGCcacatggtggtggtggaggagaagtCGCAGCTGCAGAGCGAACCTGACACTGCTGAAGCCTTCTGCACCCCAAGCTACTTCACACTCAACTCACAG ACGGCATACACCATCCCCATCATGGCCTTCGCCTTTGTCTGCCACCCTGAGGTGCTGCCCATATATACGGAGCTCAAGGA CCCCTCCAAGAGGAAGATGCAGCACATCTCCAACCTGTCCATTGCTGTCATGTATGTCATGTACTTCCTGGCTGCCCTCTTCGGCTACCTCACCTTCTATG ACGGGGTGGAGTCAGAGCTGCTGCACACCTACAGCAAGGTGGACCCATTTGATGTGCTGATCTTGTGTGTGCGCGTGGCCGTGCTGATAGCGGTCACACTTACGGTTCCGATCGTTCTGTTCCCG GTACGACGGGCCATCCAGCAGATGCTGTTTCAGAACCAGGAGTTCAGCTGGTTGCGGCACGTGCTTATTGCCACCGGCCTCCTTACTTGCATCAACTTGCTGGTTATCTTCGCCCCCAACATCTTGGGCATATTTGGGATCATTG GTGCTACATCTGCTCCGTGCCTCATCTTCATCTTCCCTGCCATCTTCTACTTCCGAATCATGCCCACTGAGAAGGAGCCTGTGAGATCCACCCCCAAAATCCTG GCCCTTTGCTTTGCTGCGGTTGGCTTCTTGCTGATGACCATGAGTTTGAGTTTCATCATCACTGACTGGGTCTCTGGGACCAGCCAACATGGAGGAAACCATTAG
- the Slc38a3 gene encoding sodium-coupled neutral amino acid transporter 3 isoform X1, which translates to MALHNVIPDGVCVRAVLWGGFRAMEIPRQTEMVELVPNGKHLEGLLPVGMPTADTQRAEDAQHCGEGKGFLQQSSSKEPHFTDFEGKTSFGMSVFNLSNAIMGSGILGLAYAMANTGIILFLFLLTAVALLSSYSIHLLLKSSGIVGIRAYEQLGYRAFGTPGKLAAALAITLQNIGAMSSYLYIIKSELPLVIQTFLNLEKPTPVWYMDGNYLVILVSVIIILPLALMRQLGYLGYSSGFSLSCMVFFLIAVIYKKFQVPCPLAHNLVNATGNFSHMVVVEEKSQLQSEPDTAEAFCTPSYFTLNSQTAYTIPIMAFAFVCHPEVLPIYTELKDPSKRKMQHISNLSIAVMYVMYFLAALFGYLTFYDGVESELLHTYSKVDPFDVLILCVRVAVLIAVTLTVPIVLFPVRRAIQQMLFQNQEFSWLRHVLIATGLLTCINLLVIFAPNILGIFGIIGATSAPCLIFIFPAIFYFRIMPTEKEPVRSTPKILALCFAAVGFLLMTMSLSFIITDWVSGTSQHGGNH; encoded by the exons ATGGCCCTTCACAACGTG ATACCTGACGGTGTTTGTGTGAGAGCGGTGCTCTGGGGTGGTTTCAGAGCCATGGAGATACCCCGACAGACAGAGATGGTGGAGCTGGTGCCCAATGGCAAACACCTGGAGGGGCTTCTACCAGTGGGCATGCCCACGGCAGACACCCAGAG GGCTGAAGACGCCCAACACTGTGGAGAGGGCAAGGGCTTCCTTCAGCAAAGCTCCAGCAAGGAGCCACACTTCACCGAT TTCGAGGGGAAGACATCGTTTGGGATGTCGGTGTTCAATCTCAGCAACGCCATCATGGGCAGTGGCATCCTGGGGCTCGCCTATGCCATGGCCAATACGGGCATCATCCTCTTCCT GTTCCTGCTTACGGCGGTTGCCCTGTTGTCTAGCTACTCCATTCACCTGCTCCTCAAGTCTTCTGGGATTGTGG GCATCCGTGCCTATGAGCAGTTGGGCTACCGTGCCTTTGGGACCCCAGGAAAGCTGGCAGCAGCCTTGGCCATCACGCTTCAGAACATTGGAG CCATGTCCAGCTATCTGTACATCATCAAGTCTGAACTgcctcttgtcatacagaccttccTGAATCTGGAGAAGCCAACCCC GGTGTGGTACATGGATGGCAACTACCTTGTGATCCTGGTATCCGTCATCATCATTCTGCCCCTGGCACTAATGCGACAGCTTG GCTACCTGGGCTACTCCAGTGGCTTCTCTCTCAGCTGCATGGTGTTCTTCTTGATCGCA GTCATCTACAAGAAGTTCCAAGTGCCTTGCCCACTGGCACACAACTTGGTCAATGCCACAGGTAACTTCAGCcacatggtggtggtggaggagaagtCGCAGCTGCAGAGCGAACCTGACACTGCTGAAGCCTTCTGCACCCCAAGCTACTTCACACTCAACTCACAG ACGGCATACACCATCCCCATCATGGCCTTCGCCTTTGTCTGCCACCCTGAGGTGCTGCCCATATATACGGAGCTCAAGGA CCCCTCCAAGAGGAAGATGCAGCACATCTCCAACCTGTCCATTGCTGTCATGTATGTCATGTACTTCCTGGCTGCCCTCTTCGGCTACCTCACCTTCTATG ACGGGGTGGAGTCAGAGCTGCTGCACACCTACAGCAAGGTGGACCCATTTGATGTGCTGATCTTGTGTGTGCGCGTGGCCGTGCTGATAGCGGTCACACTTACGGTTCCGATCGTTCTGTTCCCG GTACGACGGGCCATCCAGCAGATGCTGTTTCAGAACCAGGAGTTCAGCTGGTTGCGGCACGTGCTTATTGCCACCGGCCTCCTTACTTGCATCAACTTGCTGGTTATCTTCGCCCCCAACATCTTGGGCATATTTGGGATCATTG GTGCTACATCTGCTCCGTGCCTCATCTTCATCTTCCCTGCCATCTTCTACTTCCGAATCATGCCCACTGAGAAGGAGCCTGTGAGATCCACCCCCAAAATCCTG GCCCTTTGCTTTGCTGCGGTTGGCTTCTTGCTGATGACCATGAGTTTGAGTTTCATCATCACTGACTGGGTCTCTGGGACCAGCCAACATGGAGGAAACCATTAG